TGTGTCTTGAGTAAAAATATGAGCAagcttcaaataatttcagtatAAAATAATTCCAGCAACCAAATTCCAACGATGAAGCTTCACAAAGTTCGAACTGTGAATTGTTCTGCCGATTATCCAGGtattaatttatatattttcaagcacataatttattttttaattgttattttaGATGTGGAGTGTAACGGTTACACAGCATACGACACCGCCCAAAAAGTGATTGTCATTTCATTTCGAGGAACCAAAGGACcaaatcaaaataatcaaattgtGGAAGGAATGACTCGAGAGTAAGATTGAATATATACTACTTAAATTataaatgaaaacttttagTGGGCTTCTTCCATACTTTGGAAATGGTTCCGGGAAAATCTTCAAAGTTCTTTACGATTCCTTCATGCTCCTTTGGAACGGTGGAATGAAACAAGATTTGATTTACTTGAAACTTGAATATCCAACGTTTGATTTATGGGTTAACGGACATTCTCTTTGAGCAACACTTTCATATGTGACGGCTTCATACATAGCATCGAGAGGACTTTACAGACCACGtaatatgaaaattgttgttcTTGCTCCGATGAAATTAGGAGATTATAATTTTGCAGAATGGTATTCGAATAAGGTATTGTTTAATCTTTTGATACAAAttagttttctaatttttcagttcccaTCTTCATTCCATATAATTCACCGATTGGACCTCATTCCTAGAGTTCCAGCAATTGACCCTCATACCAATACAACTGTGATGTTCCACCCAAGAACCGAAGTTTGGTGAGATTGCTTATTGAAAGTTAgaacatttaatttcaaacatttttccaggtaCAACAATTACATGAGATTGAATGACACATACCAAATTTGTGAAGAAGCGGATGGAAATAACTGTAGTGATGCAGTTACGGAAGGATTGAATATGAATGATCATGGATTCTATTTCGATATTAATATTGCAAATTGGGGAAAGGATGGGTGTCCAAAAAATACGACTGGATATTCGCAGCCatgaaaaactatttacaCATCTCTCatatcttttttatttgaataaatgaattatttttaacataATTCTTTATGATTTAATTCTctaaatgatttgaaaaatttcaatttaccaTGATTGCcgtaattttttgttagttttagatttttgttttttgttagtATATTCTTGTTGCATTGCCTAAACCAAGTTTTGCCCAACTTTTGcgaacttttggaaaaagtcGATATTCTTTGGGTCCACcggaaaatgttcaacttgATCAACTTCTTCCatacttcattttttctgtttttttttcaaaacatgaaTCATCGAGATTATCAATTTATGGAGGAAACAGTGTGCAAATAGTGGCACCAAAAAAACGAGATGTAATCAAAAATAACTTGTTTTTCAGGTCACTCTTATcgctttttgaaataaagtatCGGAAAATAATTACATTTGTTGATATAAAATCTTCTTTAGACTGAacctgaaatttgaacaaatatttctaaaaaaaagctGGTAAAAGTAAAAGTAATTATTTGTTGAAAAGATTTCAGTAAACCTAAAGTTTAGTGTTCTAGTCAACCAACAGGTCTGTTTGAATAGATGAGTACATACACACAACGTGGTATTCATATAAAActtgtttttcttcattcttaTCACTTTCTCATTGACCATTAGTCTTGAAGAGTTGATCGAAAAGAAGAGCCGTCCTGGTATCATTTTATCATTTATTGTACTCATcattgttgaattttctccAAACGATCAAAAATGATAGTTTTATTTCTGCTTTTTCTTATTTCGCTCGGAATTTATCCATTTACATCAAGTTCTTCGTTAGACTGCTCAAATTGTGTTGGATCAGGTCAAGTGTGAGTTGCTTTGAAGGTGTAGTATGTTCAGTTGGGGTTCAGTACAAATACTTTTATCATGGTACAGGCGAATCTTCAAAGTTAAgaatttcagatgtttcaaaattttcaatttaggtTGTggtaaattgtcaaatttttcaacaatgtAGAGCGTCCGAGCTGAGTtccacaaaataatttttcaatagtgaataaaattttgattgggCTTTagggctgcaagactaatttttgaatggcCTATAGCTGACAAAATCTTGATTTGATGTcattaaatcaatattttctattaaactTTCAGATGGTGTGTTGAACAGTCTCAGTGCAATTCAAGCTTCGTATCTTGCAGTACAAAAATCTCGGTGAGACCTGATACTCATATATAGATGAACTTATTCAACAATTCCAGCTCCAACTAAATTGCCCCACAAAACCGAAAGTTCCATATGATGAACATTTTGCACGTACTCAAATGTTGGCTCTAGCCTCGGCTTCCCATAATGCCAATCCTCAGCTGTGTCTTGAGTAAAAATATGAGCAagcttcaaataatttcagtatAAAATAATTCCAGCAACCAAATTCCTACAATGAAGCTTTACAAAGTTCGAACTGTGAATTGTTCAACAGACTACCCTGGTATGATTCAATATAGtaatatttatcaatttttttttgtataacaGATGTGGCATGTTATGGATATACTGCTTATGATGTCACTCAAAAAGCTATTGTCATATCTTATAGAGGATCTCATGGACCGAACCAGAACAATCAAATACTGGAAGGAATGACTCGAGAGTATgttttgattcttttttttattatattggTTTCAGTGGTCTTCATTCATACTTTGGCAAAGGTACAGGTAAAATCTTCAAAGTGATCTACGATTCTTTCATGCTCCTTTGGAACGACAGGATTAATCAAGATTTACGATATTTGAAGTACAAGTACCCTGACTTTGAGTTATGGTTAAATGGGCATTCACTTGGAGGAGCCCTTTCATATACTACAGCTTCATATTTAACAACAGTTGGACTATACAAaccagaaaatatgaaaatcatTGTTCTTGCTCCTACGAAAATAGGAGACTACGATTTTGCAGCGTGGTATTCGTCCACAGTGAgtctaaaatttcaagtttcatgaacatttgataattttccagttttcataTTCATTCCATATAATTCACCGATTGGATCTTATTCCTAGAGTTCCAGCAATTGACCCTCATACCAATACAACTGTCATGTTTCAACCAAGAACTGAAATTTGGTAAGTCATAGTACTTGAAAGTTTCGATTTGAATACTCTTTAGGTACAATAACTACATGAGATTGAATGACACATATCAAATTTGTGAAGAAGCCGATGGAGACTACTGTAGTGATGCAGTTACAGAAGGATTGAATATGAATGATCATGGATTCTATTTCgatattaatatttcaaattggGGAAAGGATGGGTGTCCAAAAAATACGACTGGATATGCTCAACCTTGATaacctttcaatttttaattttgagaaagaatgaatattttgaatctaaaattttttaaaccgaacATTGTTCTGTCAAATTTATTAGAACTTCTTCATGAATTCCTCgaaacgaaaataaaattctttcACGCAAAAATTAACACGTGAAATACGTGGAAAGTAGGCCATGGGGTCAGTGTCAAGTTTTGCCACGCACACTGTTCagtgttctcaaaatttctttaaccatgctaaaatacttttttccacAAGTtcgcttttttaaatttttattcagagaataattttttcgtaTACGAATTTGTGAGAACATTGCGGTTCTTGTCATAATATTTGCATATaagaatgttcaaaatttaaagaaactttcagttttttatatttttgtgattATAAACGCGATTTTATGTGTTATCTgtgattttaaatttggcCAAATGTGTGCAAACAGATTTATTATAGTCCTTTTCGAAAGCTTTGCTTTctattgcagaaaaaaagcgaaaatctgagaaatgcaaatgcgctctgctgcactgcaaaaaaaaagatttttaaagagCAATTTTTCATCGCTTTTTTGTCTCAATCTTCTAAATTATTGtctattttaaataattgaataacttttaaaactattttcagagaGATGCAGTATCAGCTGAGTCCAAGTGGGGATTTCAAGACATCTGCTCCAGTTCGATCGTCTCATGGCCATCGCCGTTCAACCGAGTCAAAAAAATCGGGAGGACATGGAAATCCATATTTGTCTACAGACAAAACGAATCTGGATATCAGTGTATCATTTTTG
The nucleotide sequence above comes from Caenorhabditis elegans chromosome III. Encoded proteins:
- the C40H1.9 gene encoding Fungal lipase-type domain-containing protein (Confirmed by transcript evidence), whose amino-acid sequence is MIVLFLLFLISLGIYPFTSSSSLDCSNCVGSGQVWCVEQSQCNSSFVSCSTKISLQLNCPTKPKVPYDEHFARTQMLALASASHNANPQLCLDNQIPTMKLYKVRTVNCSTDYPDVACYGYTAYDVTQKAIVISYRGSHGPNQNNQILEGMTRDGLHSYFGKGTGKIFKVIYDSFMLLWNDRINQDLRYLKYKYPDFELWLNGHSLGGALSYTTASYLTTVGLYKPENMKIIVLAPTKIGDYDFAAWYSSTFSYSFHIIHRLDLIPRVPAIDPHTNTTVMFQPRTEIWYNNYMRLNDTYQICEEADGDYCSDAVTEGLNMNDHGFYFDINISNWGKDGCPKNTTGYAQP